The following coding sequences lie in one Rutidosis leptorrhynchoides isolate AG116_Rl617_1_P2 chromosome 4, CSIRO_AGI_Rlap_v1, whole genome shotgun sequence genomic window:
- the LOC139845186 gene encoding uncharacterized protein: MFKCTLLTPSKQLMGSWLGHFIKHLRCNKSLLRLHSTSLLSLPTVSSKASYTFRRKRNHSFVPEKIQSWNQIIQEFTDSGMISSSGGNPNAKTRNIILHILCISGRIELAVRLLRDSSFNECDIVSYNTVIWGFCKYGFIEQGFGLCSDMIKKGYAFDEFTCNILIHGCFKHENAFTAIDILYTMRKYGLFPDIVTYNTLIDMYCKTNNINQAKSTFDELIIDSDSDDNYMKPNVVTYTSLISGYFKDQRPDEAIDLFEKMAVDGLCPDVVSYSTVIYGLCKHGRIDDARALFLEMRRVGAEPNHVTYSMFLDLFFKRKYAAVALGLQSQMVVRGIRFDVVVFTTLMDGLFKSGNNSEAETMFIDLLASGLVPNCFTYSALIDGRCKLGDFNAVESVFEEMETRNVSPNVVTYTSMINGFLKYKMLDYALSTLKKMVGDRIMPNIFTYSTLIDGYFKAGKQDVASSFYEEMKLSGLKENNFVLDAFVNNYKRKGKMDEATTFFNKMISNGLFPDCTNYTSLMDGYFKAGEESSALNLAQEMVGKSLQFDTVSYNVLANGLLGLGKYEVQSVYNSMKELGLAPNLETFNTLIAAYCKQGKVENALNLWKEITSLGLVPNEITVNILVSGLCDTVKVDEAMNLLKEMANLQIYPSSITHRLVINAASKSKIGQDILLVHERLIAMGLKPSQKVYNTLIAALCRLGMTRKATSAVQDMKNSGFSADVVTYNVLINGYCKSSHLKKALETFSQMLVDGIFPTISTYHTLLRGLSKGGMMSEVRKLVTDMMGRGFETDADVYNILVSGYGRIGDKKEAIRVYCEMISNGFVPQTGTYNVLISEFAKVGMMSQARELMNEMQLRGVIPNSSTYDILISGWCRLSMRADIERALITSYESKAKVLLNEMNEKGFEPCESTVRYLTLVHKRRKKKKKR; this comes from the coding sequence ATGTTCAAATGCACTCTCCTGACCCCAAGCAAACAACTTATGGGGTCTTGGTtggggcatttcatcaaacacctgcgGTGCAACAAGTCCCTCCTTCGTCTTCACTCCACTTCCCTCTTATCACTCCCAACTGTCTCATCAAAAGCATCATACACCTTCCGTAGAAAGCGAAATCATAGCTTTGTTCCTGAAAAAATACAATCTTGGAACCAAATTATTCAAGAATTCACCGATTCTGGGATGATATCTTCTTCTGGAGGTAATCCTAATGCAAAAACTCGTAATATAATACTTCATATATTATGTATATCAGGTCGAATCGAATTAGCTGTACGGTTGCTACGCGATTCTAGTTTTAATGAGTGTGATATTGTTAGTTATAATACTGTAATTTGGGGATTTTGTAAATATGGGTTTATTGAACAGGGATTTGGCTTGTGTTCTGATATGATTAAAAAGGGGTATGCTTTTGATGAGTTTACTTGTAATATATTGATTCATGGGTGTTTTAAACATGAAAATGCTTTTACTGCTATTGACATATTGTATACAATGAGGAAATACGGATTGTTTCCGGATATTGTTACGTATAATACTTTGATTGACATGTATTGTAAGACGAATAATATCAATCAGGCGAAGAGTACATTCGACGAGCTTATTATAGATAGTGATAGTGATGATAATTATATGAAGCCAAATGTTGTTACATATACTTCACTTATTAGTGGATACTTTAAGGATCAACGACCCGATGAAGCGATTGATTTGTTTGAGAAAATGGCTGTGGATGGGTTATGTCCGGATGTTGTTAGTTATAGTACCGTTATATACGGGCTCTGTAAGCATGGGAGGATCGATGATGCTCGAGCGCTTTTCTTGGAAATGAGAAGAGTTGGTGCTGAACCAAATCATGTAACGTATTCGATGTTTTTAGATTTgttctttaaaagaaagtatgccgCGGTTGCCCTTGGTTTACAGAGTCAAATGGTAGTGCGTGGAATTCGGTTTGATGTGGTGGTGTTCACTACTTTGATGGATGGATTGTTTAAAAGTGGAAACAATAGTGAAGCGGAGACAATGTTTATTGATCTTTTGGCTTCTGGTTTGGTTCCAAATTGTTTTACTTATTCAGCATTGATTGATGGACGTTGCAAGTTAGGAGATTTTAATGCCGTGGAATCGGTGTTCGAAGAAATGGAGACGAGAAACGTGTCTCCAAATGTTGTTACGTACACTTCAATGATCAACGGTTTTTTAAAATACAAAATGCTCGATTATGCTCTTAGCACGTTGAAAAAAATGGTGGGAGATAGAATAATGCCGAATATTTTCACTTATAGCACCCTGATTGATGGCTATTTTAAGGCTGGGAAACAAGACGTGGCTAGTAGTTTTTATGAAGAAATGAAGTTGAGTGGGTTGAAGGAAAATAACTTTGTACTAGATGCGTTTGTCAATAATTATAAAAGAAAAGGGAAAATGGATGAAGCTACTACCTTTTTTAATAAGATGATATCTAATGGATTATTTCCTGATTGTACTAATTATACTTCACTAATGGACGGGTATTTTAAAGCAGGTGAAGAGTCGTCTGCTCTTAATCTGGCCCAAGAAATGGTTGGTAAAAGTTTGCAGTTCGATACCGTTTCATATAATGTTTTAGCAAATGGATTATTAGGGCTCGGGAAATATGAAGTGCAGTCTGTATATAATAGTATGAAAGAACTCGGTTTGGCACCCAATCTTGAAACATTTAACACACTCATTGCTGCTTATTGCAAACAGGGTAAAGTGGAAAATGCCTTAAATTTATGGAAAGAGATAACGAGCCTTGGGTTAGTTCCTAACGAGATTACTGTTAATATCTTGGTAAGTGGACTCTGTGATACAGTGAAGGTTGATGAAGCCATGAATTTGTTGAAGGAAATGGCAAATTTACAGATATACCCTAGCTCCATTACTCACAGACTTGTGATTAATGCAGCTTCAAAAAGTAAAATAGGGCAGGACATTTTGTTAGTGCATGAACGTCTTATAGCTATGGGCCTTAAACCTAGCCAGAAAGTCTATAATACCCTTATCGCCGCCTTATGTAGACTCGGCATGACTAGGAAAGCCACGTCAGCAGTACAGGATATGAAAAATAGTGGATTTTCAGCTGACGTTGTAACTTATAATGTCTTGATTAATGGTTACTGCAAAAGTTCCCATTTAAAGAAAGCGCTTGAAACGTTTTCACAGATGTTGGTTGATGGAATATTTCCAACTATATCGACTTATCATACGCTACTTCGGGGTCTTTCGAAGGGCGGTATGATGTCGGAAGTAAGGAAATTAGTTACGGACATGATGGGAAGAGGTTTTGAAACCGACGCTGACGTGTACAACATTTTGGTTTCTGGGTACGGTAGGATTGGGGATAAGAAGGAAGCTATTAGGGTTTATTGTGAAATGATATCTAACGGGTTTGTTCCTCAAACGGGTACTTATAATGTGCTAATTAGTGAGTTTGCTAAGGTGGGAATGATGAGTCAGGCACGAGAACTTATGAACGAGATGCAACTTAGAGGGGTTATACCTAATTCTTCAACTTATGATATACTTATAAGTGGGTGGTGCAGACTATCGATGCGGGCAGATATTGAGCGGGCATTGATAACATCGTATGAATCGAAAGCGAAAGTGTTGTTGAATGAGATGAATGAAAAAGGTTTTGAGCCATGTGAAAGTACTGTTAGATATCTCACTTTAGTCCATAAAAGacgaaaaaagaagaaaa